A portion of the Sphingobacterium spiritivorum genome contains these proteins:
- a CDS encoding putative zinc-binding metallopeptidase, whose translation MKNTITLLVLFALLTFAGCAKDSTKIDQIDETTDYFTKKEKKPKSAWNELDYLADSIQKAYGVEIIYEFSPRTITGSTFFVPARYDLALEYTKVMLNKIWLKTLKERFPKFFNGETPIEFIIVGGFVHFNDITSTGTAAGAGLNGQFYRLGMGGVNNFSKTNKSWLRSHISTLFHEHAHQIDHKVGRGYIYDRISQGEYYGLTYGSRSTAQANLDGFFTPYGGYAPEEDFATTVENLTLKPKSEIQTIVSKNPKLETKYKMVYQKYLDMGIDLHELQPILDSLVYQVNY comes from the coding sequence ATGAAAAATACGATAACACTGCTGGTACTGTTTGCATTGCTCACCTTTGCAGGTTGCGCTAAAGACAGTACCAAAATAGATCAGATCGACGAAACGACTGATTATTTCACAAAAAAAGAGAAAAAACCAAAATCTGCCTGGAATGAACTGGATTATCTGGCAGATTCGATCCAAAAAGCCTATGGGGTAGAAATTATTTATGAATTTTCACCACGTACCATCACAGGAAGTACATTCTTTGTGCCGGCCAGATATGATTTGGCACTGGAATACACAAAAGTGATGCTGAACAAAATATGGCTCAAAACACTTAAAGAACGTTTTCCAAAGTTCTTTAACGGAGAGACTCCGATAGAATTTATCATTGTGGGAGGTTTTGTACACTTCAATGATATTACCTCTACAGGTACAGCTGCAGGAGCCGGACTTAACGGACAGTTTTACAGATTAGGTATGGGTGGCGTCAACAATTTCAGCAAGACGAATAAAAGCTGGTTAAGATCACATATATCGACCTTATTTCACGAGCATGCACACCAGATAGATCACAAAGTAGGTCGCGGCTACATCTATGACCGTATCTCTCAGGGAGAATATTACGGACTTACTTACGGAAGCCGTAGTACAGCACAAGCTAATCTGGATGGTTTCTTCACCCCATATGGCGGATATGCTCCGGAAGAAGATTTTGCAACCACTGTAGAAAATCTTACACTGAAACCTAAGAGTGAGATTCAGACTATTGTAAGTAAAAATCCTAAGCTGGAAACCAAATATAAAATGGTATATCAGAAGTATCTGGATATGGGAATAGATCTGCATGAACTGCAACCTATATTAGACTCACTCGTATATCAAGTTAACTATTAA